A window of Paenibacillus phoenicis genomic DNA:
GCGGCCAGATATATCGATAGCTGTGATAGTGCACGTAAAAATAACCCGGCAACCCGGCTCCCGTTGGATAAGTGGAGGGCCAGTCATCCTCATGCAATAGCGCGATCAACCGGGCAACGCCTCGCTCGATCTCCGGCGCCCGCCGATCGTGGACGGCGATCAGCGCATCCAACGCCCAGGCGGTTTGGGACGGCGTGCTGGCATGGAGCGGGACGTATCGTCTCACCTGATCGCTGCGGCACGATTCGCCCCAGCCGCCATCTGCATTTTGGATGCGGATCAGCCAGTTAGCCGCCTTGGCGATGCCCGGGTGATCGGCGGGCATGCCCACGGCCATCAGCCCGGTGAGTGCCGCCCAGGTCCCGTAGATGTAACAGATCCCCCAGCGACCATACCAAGAGCCGTCCGCCTCCTGATGGCTCAGCAACCAGTCAGCCCCGCGGGCAACCCAATCCTGCCGAACGCTCAGCTTGGCGAAGTTACCCAAATACTCCAGCGTCCTTCCGGTCAAGTCCGCTTCGGAAGGATCCGTGGCTGCGGATTTCGCCCCTTCAATCGCCAGCCAGGTGAGCATTTCTTTGTTGGTGTTTTTTTCGAAAGCGGGCCAGCCGCCGTCGTTATTTTGCATCGACCAGACCCAGTTGAGCCCGCGGTTCCATGCGTCTAAGACCGCAGGTTCGCTGCCGTGTAAGGCAGATAGGGAACGGAGGGCGGCGGTGGTGTCGTCAACGTCAGGGACGAACGTATTTGTCTCCGAGAAACCCCAGCCGCCGGGTACGATGCCCGGATTATGAATCTGCCAATCGCCGGGGCGGCGATGCTGACTGCTCCGCAGGTAATCGGCGGCCCGTTGAATGGCCGGATGGGAAGATGAAACCCCTGCTTCCTGTAAAGCGTAGGAGATCAACGCGGTATCCCAAACGGTGGAAGGGGAGTTCTGGATCGTGACATAGCGGGTTCCCCATTGGCCGGTGCTGTCCACCGTAAACTTCATCTGAGATAACCCTTCAACCGCACGTTGGATCACCGGATGCTGCGGTTCGTATCCCAGCGCCAGCAAGGCGAACACCATCAGCACAGTACAGCTGGCGTACGTGTACAGCGTCCCGTCGCTTTCAATCCGATCCAGCATGTATTGCTCGGCTCGGTTTACAGCAGCTTGCCGGATGCGCCGAGGTGTACCTACCAGATGCGCCAGCCCCGATTGGATGAGCTTCAGCGGTTCCCGGCTTTCCGGGGTTAGCGTGAGCGGGTCTTCCTCCCCGTTGCGGGCGTCGAGAAACAGCTCACTTAAATCGGGCGTCCGCACCGATCTGGTGCGAAAGTTTCGCTCGGCCATGATCAGAAGCGGCACGAGATGAACTCGCGAATATCCGGAGAAATCATAAAAGTTCAGGGGTAACGATTCGGGCAGCAGCAGGATTTCGATGGGGATGAGCGATAAGGAGGCCGGCCATTTTCTTTGTCCAGTGGCGGCCAGGATGGCTTTGGTGAGCAGGCTTCGCGCTTGACCAATGCCGCCCCGATCCAGGATATATCGTTTCGCCCGTTGGATCGGTTCATCCTCCGGCCGGCTGTATCCGGAGCACAGCAAGGCGTAGTATGCCTCAACCGTAGCGGACAAATGGCCCTCCTTGTCGTCATGATACCATCGCCAGCAGCCCTCCGGCTGCTGGGCGGCGACGATGCGATCGTGCAGCTGTCGGATCAATTCCTCCTTGTCGACATTTAACGTACGAAGGAGAATGATCGTGCACGCGTCAATCGTGATGCCGTTTTCGAAGCAAAAGCGCCACGAACCGTCCGGCTCCTGCCGCTGAATCAGTTCCTCGGATAATCGTTGTATTTCTTCCCGGATCTCGCCGTTGCTCAGTGCCATCCTTGCTCCCTCCCTTTACCTGTCACCTCATTATATGAGTGGGGGATGGTGTAAAGTCCGGCGATAATTCGGTATAGTAGGATGGAAGAAGTTTGGTGATGAGGATCCTATAGACCGTTACCTAAAAGAGAGGGAACCAAGTGATGACGACAAGACTTTATTTTGACGATGCCTATTTAACCGATTGGACCACCCGCGTCAAGGACAAGCTGGAGCGGGAGGACGGCGTTTACGTCGTGCTGGAAGAGAGCGCCTTTTACCCCCATGGGGGCGGACAGCCCAACGATACCGGAAGGATTGGCGGGATTCCTGTTCTGGATGTGATTAGTGAAGGCGATGAGGTGCTGCATAAGGTGGAGCGTTTCCCAGAGGAGGCCCAGGTGCGCTGCGAAATCGACTGGAACCGCCGGTTTGACCATATGCAGCAGCATAGCGGACAACATCTGTTATCTGCGGTTTGCCGCGAGCTTTATGAGGCGATGACCTTGAGCTTTCACCTGGGTGAAGATTATTGCACCATCGATGTGGACCGGCCCGAGCTGTCATCGGAACAGCTGGAAGCCATTGAACGCGAAGCAAACCGCCATATCTATTTGAATCACAAAATCTCCGGCTACTTTGTCACGCAGGAGGAGGCGTCCCGACTGCCGCTCGTGAAGCCGCCGAAGGCGGTGGACCGCGTCCGCATCGTCGAGATGGAAGATGTGGAGTACAACGGTTGCGGAGGTACGCATGTGGCGGCGACCGGCGCGATCGGGATGATTAAGCTGCTGAAGACCGAGAAGCAGAAAGGGAATGTCCGGATCTTTTTCAAATGTGGATACCGAGCCTTAAGAGAGTTTCAGGAGCAGCAACATATCTTAGGCTCCATCACCGCCAAATTAAGAACAGGCCGGGACAGCATTCTAGAGCGCCTCGACAAATGGGAGGACGAGCAGAAGCGACTGCAACGGGAGTTCAATACGTTAAAAGAAGCGATGGACGAAATGACCGTTCGTGAGTTGCTTACCAAGCGGGAAGGCGGGATCATTGCGCAAATTTTCGCGGACAAGTCCTTGAAGGATTTGCAGAGCCTCGCACAAAAGCTGACGGCGCATAGTGATGCAGCGGTCCTGCTGGCAACGGAAGCCGAGCAGAAGGTGGTGCTGGCCCATAACGGCAGCCGTTCGCTGTCCTGCGGCGCATTCTTCAAGGAGCATCTCTCTGCATACGGAGGCAAAGGCGGCGGCAGCGACAAGCTGGCACAGGCCGGATTCAGCAGCTGGGAGGATGCGCTCACATTTTATGAGTTTGTTAAACAAGGGCTGTAATGAAAAATACCGGGCGTCAACCATGCGGATGCTCACGGATCAAATCGACAAAACGTTGAACCGCTGGAGACAGCGGTTCATTTTTTCGCGTATAGACCGAGATCGTATTCATCAGGTCCACGCCTTCAACGAAGACGCGGCTCAGTTGTCCGCGCTCCACGTATTCCCTCACCACCAGCGCTGAAACGAAGCTGGCCCCGTACCCGGCAATCACGGCTTTGATGGTTTCGTTTAACCCGTTAAACTGCAAGGCGATGCGTGGCGCAGGAGCATTGTAGGTACGGCATAACGCCATAAATCGCTCCCGCGTCGAGCTGCCGATCTCCCTCATAACAAAAGGTTCCTTGACCATGTCGTGTAAGGAGACGCGTTGTCCCGCATACCGGTGTTTTGGGGAGACCACAAACCACAATTCGTCCCGGAACATTTCCTCCGCGTAAACGGATTCGGGGTAGGCTTCCGGCAATCCGCCGTAGATCGCCAAATCCACCTCCAAATTCAGCAGTTGCTTTAGCGCATCCGTCGAATTTGTGGTGTTGATGCTCATCTCCACATGCTCGTATTGCGATTTGAATTTCGCGATCCAGGTCGGGACGAGGAAGTGCGCGGGCAAATAGGTGGCTGCCAGCCGGATATGACCCAGCTCCCCCATTTTGTAATTTTGTAAAAACTGCTCGATTTGCTGCTCTACCGCAAAGAGGCGTCTGCTGTATGTAAACAGCTTGTTCCCGACGTCGGTTAAGGCGATGCCGCGTCCCTGTGCTTTCAGCAGGGGCAACCCCAGCTCTTTTTCCAGCTTTCGGATCTGGGTAGAGATGGCCGGCTGGCTGATGTTTAATAGCTCCGAAGCGCGCGTCACACTGCCCGTCTCTGCAATGACGTGAAACAGCCGTAAAGCATGCAAATTCATTCCATCTAGCCCCTTCCATCGTGGAGGAGCGGCTTGTCCAACACTTGGCCGTCGCTTTGAAATCCGGGGAATGGGACCGCAAATACGGAGCTTACCGAACCATGCCCGCCATGACAGGTTCACTCCGGCTGATCGTTAGCGAATCCAAAGCATGATGAAAAAGTCCATTGTCTTATAAGCCGTCTTCACCGCAAATGCGCGTGAGGCGGCTTTTTTGCGTTTTCTTTACCGTGCGATAACGATTTTGACGCCCCCTTGATCTATGCCTAACGTTCCGCTGACATCCAAGCTATACACTGGCAGAGGAATTCGAACAAACCCACATCAACCTGCACAAAAAAGGAGGCTTCCGTCATGAGCGAGCTGGATCACCAGGTGAGTCTGCCATCTAGGGGCCATTCCGTGCCGTCTGCCTCTGCTGCGACTCGTCGCCCTGCCCATGCCGCAACCTTAAGACAACAGAAATATCGAGAACATGCGCTGGCCTACACGTTTCTAGCTCCATCGCTGCTCCTGTTCGGCGTATTTTTGTTCTACCCGCTGCTAAAGTCGGTGTACTTGAGCTTACACAGCACCGACCCGACTGGCCGGATCGCCTCATTTGTTGGCTTCGACAATTTTACTAGCCTTTTTACTTCCGGCTTGTTTGCCAGCGGCATGAAGGTGACGGCGCTCTTTGCCTTATTCACCGTGCCGACTGGAATGCTGATCGCCTTGGTGCTCGCGGCATTAACGCATCATCTTCGGCGGGGAAAACGGTTTTTCCAGTTCGCCTACTCGCTGCCGTTGGTGCTCTCCGTTGGTTCAGCGGCTGTCATCTGGAAGTTTCTGTTTCACCCTACATTAGGCATGCTTAACTACTTGCTTGGTTTGGCCGGTATTCGTCCGGTACCTTGGCTGATCAGTCCTGACTGGGCTTTGTGGTCCGTGTCGCTGATGACCGTTTGGATGAATATGGGCTTTAATTACATCATCCTGTCCAGCGGGATGCAGGGAGTTCCCGACGAGCTGTACGAAAGTGCCAAGATCGATGGAGCCGGACCGCTGACAACGTTTCGCAAAATTACGCTGCCGCTCCTGTCACCAACGTTATTTTTCCTCTTGGTTGTGTCCATCATCAGCGCTTTCCAGTCGTTTGGGCAGATCAACATTCTGACATCGGGTGGGCCGATGAACCGTACGAACGTATTCGTCTACACGATCTACCAGGAGGCATTCGTGAACTTCCGGTTTGGAACGGGCAGCGCCCAAGCGCTTCTGCTATTCCTGGTAATCCTGCTGTTGACCTTGATCCAGTTCAATTGGGTGGAAAGGAAAGTTCACTATCAATGAACAAGCTGACCTTAAGCCAAATTGTCGTTCTGTTGTTCATGACCGTTGCCGCCGTACTTGTGCTTTATCCGATTGTTTACAGCCTGTTTATGTCCGTGATGACGCCACAGGAAGCCAGCGCCTATCCACCGCATTTGGTGCCGCATTCGCTGCATTTGACCAACTTCACCGAGGTGCTTCGTATCGTTCCGATCGCCGTGTTTATCGGGAATACCTTCCTGGTCTCCGGCATTGTGATGGTCGGTCAACTGATCACCTCCAGCCTGGCAGCCTATGCCTTCGCCAAAATGGAGTTCAAGGGCAAAGGCCTGATGTTCAGCTTGTTTGTCGCCACGATGATGGTGCCTTGGGAAGTGACGATGATTCCCAACTATTTAACCGTACGCAGCTTAAATTGGCTGGACAGCTACCAGGGGCTGATCGTCCCGTTTTTGGCTACCGCCTTCGGGACGTTTCTGCTTCGTCAGTTTTTCCTGCAGCTGCCGAAGGAACTGTTCGAGGCTGCGAAGATCGATGGTTGCGGGCATGTCCGGTACTTCCTGTTTCATGTGCTTCCGCTGGCTAGACCGGCGCTTGGAACGTTGGCGGTGTACTCTTTTTTGAGCATGTACAACAGTTATCTGTGGCCGCTTCTGATCACAAACAGCAAATCGATGCGCACGGTGCAGATCGGTATCTCCATGCTGGAATTCCAGGAGACAACCTCCTGGAACCTCGTATTCGCGGGGATTACGCTGGTCATTCTGCCGTCCTTGCTGCTATTGGTGTTTGGACTCAAGCAGCTCGTTCGCGGGATGGCGGCGGGAGCGCTGAAAGGATAAGGGATATCCAAATCATTTGATGAGGGAGAGATTCGAATAATGAAAAGCTTTCGCTTCAAAAGTATTCTGCTGCTCATGGCAGCGTTGTTGATCGTTATAGCCGGATGCGGCGGGAATACGAATAACGCAGGAAGCAGCACGGCAACAGGGGGAACCAATACTCGCGGTGAAGATTCGGCCAGCGCCAGTTCTGGGAAGAAGCCGGTGCATCTAACCTGGTGGCACTCGATGTCGGGGGCGGGGGAGAAGGCGATTAACGGGCTAGTCTCGGATTTCAATGCCAGCCAATCCGATATTGAGGTCGAAGCGGTATTCCAAGGAAGTTACGACGAAAGCTTAAATAAGTTGAAAGCTTCACTTGGCTCAAAAAGCGGCCCGGACCTGATCCAGGTGTACGAGATCGGCAGCAAATTTATGATCGACTCCAAGGCGATCACGCCGGTGCAGAAGTTTATTGATGAGGATGGCTACGACCTCTCGCAGTTAGAGCCTAACATTATTCGCTACTACACGATCGGCGGCCAATTAAACGCAATGCCTTTTAATACTTCCAACCCGATTCTCTACTACAACAAGGACGCCTTCAAAGCGGCCGGACTCGATCCTAAAAACCCGCCGAAAACGTTCGAGGAGTTTGAAGCGGCAGCTACCGCATTGACCAAGAAGGGGCAGCCAGGCGCTGCGATCGCCGTTTATGCCTGGCTCATCGAGCAGTGGTTTGCTAGCCAAAATGCCGATTACGTGAATAACGGCAATGGGCGTGAAGGGGATGCCACCGAGTCGCTGCTCGCATCGGAGGCGGGCGTGAACATACTGGAATGGTGGAAAAGGATGGTGGACAATGGGGTGGTAGCCAATCTGGGCCGCAAAACCGATGATACGGACGCCGCCTTTGCTGCAGGCCAAGTGGCCATGACCCTAAATTCAACTGCGGCGCTGCGTAACATCGTGGGAGCGGTTGGCGACAAATTCGAAGTAGGCACCGCCTTCCTGCCAAGACCAGCCAGCGCCAAAGAAGGCGGCGTGATCATTGGCGGCGCCAGCTTGTATATCATGAACAACAAATCGGAAGAACAGCAAAAAGCGGCCTGGGAATTTATCAAATATGTAACCTCCCCGGCTGCGCAGGCGAAATGGAGCGTAAACACCGGCTACTTCCCGATTACGAAGGCGGCTTACGACGAGCAGGTGCTGAAGGATAATATGGTGAAATATCCGCAATTCCAAACTGCCGTAGATCAGTTGCATGCGTCGACCGAATCTACAGCAACCTCCGGTGCGTTGATGGGCGTCTTCCCGGAAGCGCGGCAATTCGTGGAAGCGGCAATTGAGGAAGTGCTGAACGGACAAAAAGCTCCGAAGCAGGCGCTGGAAGACGCCGCCAAGCAAATTACCGAGAAGATCAGGCAGTATAATGCAACGGTGCGAAAATAATCTTACATTTAGTAGTCAAGCCGGGAGATGTCCCGGCTTTTTTTTACGTGGGAAGCTTAACTGTAAATCCTACAGCTAATTTCTAACATTCTCCTCGTGTTCAGAAAATAACAGTAAATCCTACCGTTAATTTTGAGGAAATGTGCACTTCTGGGGAAAACCGCCTGAAATAACGTTACTTTTTCCAGTTAATTAAGCTAAAACAGCGGTTTGGCTTCAAAGTAACAGTAGGATTTCCAGTTAGTTGTCTCATTTCCCCGAGCAGAGAGATCGGCAACCGATATTATTCAAACATAAGCCGGGAGGCAGCCTGCAAATCTGCAGCTTACCTCGGCGCCGTCACCTTCGGCCGGGCGTACAGCTTCACGCGCACCCAGAGCATATTAATCAGCAGCAGGATGCCGGAGATCACAAACAAGCCCTCGATGCCGATGTACCCGGCGAGAAAGCCGCCAATCAGCGAGCCCATCATGTTGCCGAGGGCGAGGGTGCTGCTGTTGAAACCAAACGCCCGGCTCTCCATGCCGTCCGGGGTATAATAGCGGATCAGCGCATTGACGCTAGGCAGCAATCCGCCCATGAACACGCCCATCAGGAACCGAACGGCGATCAGCTGCCATACCGTCTGCACGAACGCCTGCGGGATCAGCGTGGCCCCCGCTCCAATCAGGCAATAGGTCAGAATGCGGTGGGCCCCCAGCTTGTCGCTGATTCTGCCGAGAACCGGCGAGGTAATCATATTGGAAATGCCCGTGACGGCGCTGACGAACCCGGCCCAGAATGCCACATCGGCGGTTTGTCCATGCAGCTTCTCTACATAGAGAGGCAGCAGCGACATCGGGCTCAGCATGGCGAACTGCAGCAAGAATGTTACGGCGAACAACGCGGTGAGCTGCGGTGTTTTGTTCAGCTCCAGGAAACCTTGCAACACAGAAGGCTGCGGCGTATGCAGCGCCTCCTCCCGGTCGAACTTCTCGCGTACGAAGAGGAGCGCCAGCATGGATGCGATAAACAGCAGCACCCCGGTAATGTAAAAAATCGGCCGAAATCCAATCCGCTCCGCCATAAGCCCGCCAATCAAAGGTCCGAGGATCGTACCGGCCACGTTGCCGGACTGGATCGTGCCCATCGCAAAGCCCATCCGCTCCTTCGGCGCCGTACCTGAGATCAACGCGACGGAAGCCGGGTTAAAGCCGGAGATCGTCCCGTTCAGGAGCCGCAGGCCAAGCAGGTGCCACGGTTGGGTGGCGAAGCCCATCAACGTAATGACGATGGCCATGCCGAAGCCGGAGCGCAGCAGCATAATTTTGCGGCCGTATTTGTCGGCGAGCTTCCCCCATATCGGTTGAAAAATAAACGAAGTCGCGAAGTTAGCGGCAAAAATCATTCCTGCCCACAGCCCAATCGCCTGCTCTCCCTGCACGTGCAAATCCCGCGCCAGGTACAGCGAGAGAAACGGTGTAATCATCGTCATCCCGGCGTTGACCAGAAACTGCCCGAACCAAAGCACAATGAGATTAATCTTCCAGGTATTCAATTGTGCTTTCACTTCCTTTCGCTGGGATTCTAGGATGCGAGAAACCAGATCAGAGTTATACCAGTATACACCATTGAAAACCGGGTCCGGGGCATTCTTCATAGCATCTTCATCCGATTGTCATAGGTTCGCCACGTTGTGATAGTTGTTACTTATTTTTAAGTAGGGCATAATGTAAATTAGAATGTTTATAGTGTAGCTTTAATAATTTGTTATCAAAATTTGGTTTCTACGAGTATTGGAGGCGTGCGGTTTGGTTTACAATGATCGCTTGATCCGGGCCCTGCGGAAGCAGGAGGTGGATCGCCTTCCGGTTTGGTACATGCGCCAGGCGGGCAGGTATGATCCCGATTACCGGAAAATCAAAGAGAAATACAGCTTATTGGAAATTTGCCGGCAGCCGGAGCTGGCGGCGGAAGTGACCATGATGCCCGTCCGTAAGCTTGGCGTGGACGCGGCTATTTTGTATTCCGACATTATGAATCCGGTTGCTTCGCTGGGCGTCAAATTCGACATCGTCAAAAATATCGGTCCGGTCATCGAACAACCGATCCGTACGCTTGCGGATATTGAGCGGCTTCGGCCTATCGACGTTCACAAGGATTTATCGCATATTTTGGAGACGATCGCGATTTTGGACAAGGAACTGGATGTGCCGCTGATCACATTTGCCGGCGCGCCGTTTACGATTGCCAGCTACTTGATCGAAGGGCGGCCGTCCAAGAGCTACAGCCGCACCAAAGCGATGATGTATGGCGATCCGGAAGCTTGGTTCAAGCTGATGGACAAGCTGGGCGATATGGTAATCACCTACCTGCGGGCCCATGTGGAAAGTGGAGGCAAGGCGTTCCAGCTGTTTGACAGCTGGGTGGGCGCGCTCGCTCCAAAAGATTTTCAGCGGTATGTACTCCCAACGATCACCCGTATTTTTACCGAACTTCAGGATTTGGATGTACCTAAAATTTATTTTCCTGGCGTCAGCTCGGGAGAGCTGCTGCCGACGTTAACGGATATCGCTGCCGATGCCATTGGTCTTGATTGGCGGGTATCGATCTCGGAAGGCCGACGCCGGACGGGCGGAAAGTTTGCAATGCAAGGCAATTTGGACCCGTATGTGCTGACCGCGCCAATGGACGTCATTAAGGCGCAGGCAAAGGAAATTATCGATGACGGCCTGAACGCCCCTGGATTTGTTTTTAACCTGGGCCACGGTCTGTTCCCGGAGGCCTCGCTGGATAAACTGCGCGAGCTGACGGAATTCGTGCACGAATATTCTGCGGAAGCGATCGTGCATCAACCTGTACGGCGTGCGTAAGAATAAGCCGCATTGGATGAAGGACACACAACTTTCAACTTGAGGTGAACTGATATCGTGAAAACAAAAATCGGAGTTTTGGTGATGTCTTACGGCACGCCGCAGAGCTTGGACCAGGTCGAGGCGTATTATACGCATATTCGGCGTGGACATCCCCCAACCGCGGAACAACTTCAGGAACTGGTCAGCCGGTATGAGGCGATTGTAGGCGGAGTGTTCCCGCTGCGTGCCAATACCGATAAGCAGGTCGCTGCTTTGCAGGAAACGTTGAACCGGATGTCTGCGGACATGGACGTCGAATTCATCTGCTATCAAGGATTAAAGCATGCTTATCCGTTTATTGAAGATGGTGTAGAGCAGATGGCGAAGGACGGCATCCGT
This region includes:
- a CDS encoding alanyl-tRNA editing protein, with the translated sequence MTTRLYFDDAYLTDWTTRVKDKLEREDGVYVVLEESAFYPHGGGQPNDTGRIGGIPVLDVISEGDEVLHKVERFPEEAQVRCEIDWNRRFDHMQQHSGQHLLSAVCRELYEAMTLSFHLGEDYCTIDVDRPELSSEQLEAIEREANRHIYLNHKISGYFVTQEEASRLPLVKPPKAVDRVRIVEMEDVEYNGCGGTHVAATGAIGMIKLLKTEKQKGNVRIFFKCGYRALREFQEQQHILGSITAKLRTGRDSILERLDKWEDEQKRLQREFNTLKEAMDEMTVRELLTKREGGIIAQIFADKSLKDLQSLAQKLTAHSDAAVLLATEAEQKVVLAHNGSRSLSCGAFFKEHLSAYGGKGGGSDKLAQAGFSSWEDALTFYEFVKQGL
- the hemE gene encoding uroporphyrinogen decarboxylase, encoding MVYNDRLIRALRKQEVDRLPVWYMRQAGRYDPDYRKIKEKYSLLEICRQPELAAEVTMMPVRKLGVDAAILYSDIMNPVASLGVKFDIVKNIGPVIEQPIRTLADIERLRPIDVHKDLSHILETIAILDKELDVPLITFAGAPFTIASYLIEGRPSKSYSRTKAMMYGDPEAWFKLMDKLGDMVITYLRAHVESGGKAFQLFDSWVGALAPKDFQRYVLPTITRIFTELQDLDVPKIYFPGVSSGELLPTLTDIAADAIGLDWRVSISEGRRRTGGKFAMQGNLDPYVLTAPMDVIKAQAKEIIDDGLNAPGFVFNLGHGLFPEASLDKLRELTEFVHEYSAEAIVHQPVRRA
- the shc gene encoding squalene--hopene cyclase, with protein sequence MALSNGEIREEIQRLSEELIQRQEPDGSWRFCFENGITIDACTIILLRTLNVDKEELIRQLHDRIVAAQQPEGCWRWYHDDKEGHLSATVEAYYALLCSGYSRPEDEPIQRAKRYILDRGGIGQARSLLTKAILAATGQRKWPASLSLIPIEILLLPESLPLNFYDFSGYSRVHLVPLLIMAERNFRTRSVRTPDLSELFLDARNGEEDPLTLTPESREPLKLIQSGLAHLVGTPRRIRQAAVNRAEQYMLDRIESDGTLYTYASCTVLMVFALLALGYEPQHPVIQRAVEGLSQMKFTVDSTGQWGTRYVTIQNSPSTVWDTALISYALQEAGVSSSHPAIQRAADYLRSSQHRRPGDWQIHNPGIVPGGWGFSETNTFVPDVDDTTAALRSLSALHGSEPAVLDAWNRGLNWVWSMQNNDGGWPAFEKNTNKEMLTWLAIEGAKSAATDPSEADLTGRTLEYLGNFAKLSVRQDWVARGADWLLSHQEADGSWYGRWGICYIYGTWAALTGLMAVGMPADHPGIAKAANWLIRIQNADGGWGESCRSDQVRRYVPLHASTPSQTAWALDALIAVHDRRAPEIERGVARLIALLHEDDWPSTYPTGAGLPGYFYVHYHSYRYIWPLLALSHYVNKYGDSSPER
- a CDS encoding MFS transporter; amino-acid sequence: MNTWKINLIVLWFGQFLVNAGMTMITPFLSLYLARDLHVQGEQAIGLWAGMIFAANFATSFIFQPIWGKLADKYGRKIMLLRSGFGMAIVITLMGFATQPWHLLGLRLLNGTISGFNPASVALISGTAPKERMGFAMGTIQSGNVAGTILGPLIGGLMAERIGFRPIFYITGVLLFIASMLALLFVREKFDREEALHTPQPSVLQGFLELNKTPQLTALFAVTFLLQFAMLSPMSLLPLYVEKLHGQTADVAFWAGFVSAVTGISNMITSPVLGRISDKLGAHRILTYCLIGAGATLIPQAFVQTVWQLIAVRFLMGVFMGGLLPSVNALIRYYTPDGMESRAFGFNSSTLALGNMMGSLIGGFLAGYIGIEGLFVISGILLLINMLWVRVKLYARPKVTAPR
- a CDS encoding carbohydrate ABC transporter permease encodes the protein MSELDHQVSLPSRGHSVPSASAATRRPAHAATLRQQKYREHALAYTFLAPSLLLFGVFLFYPLLKSVYLSLHSTDPTGRIASFVGFDNFTSLFTSGLFASGMKVTALFALFTVPTGMLIALVLAALTHHLRRGKRFFQFAYSLPLVLSVGSAAVIWKFLFHPTLGMLNYLLGLAGIRPVPWLISPDWALWSVSLMTVWMNMGFNYIILSSGMQGVPDELYESAKIDGAGPLTTFRKITLPLLSPTLFFLLVVSIISAFQSFGQINILTSGGPMNRTNVFVYTIYQEAFVNFRFGTGSAQALLLFLVILLLTLIQFNWVERKVHYQ
- a CDS encoding ABC transporter substrate-binding protein — its product is MKSFRFKSILLLMAALLIVIAGCGGNTNNAGSSTATGGTNTRGEDSASASSGKKPVHLTWWHSMSGAGEKAINGLVSDFNASQSDIEVEAVFQGSYDESLNKLKASLGSKSGPDLIQVYEIGSKFMIDSKAITPVQKFIDEDGYDLSQLEPNIIRYYTIGGQLNAMPFNTSNPILYYNKDAFKAAGLDPKNPPKTFEEFEAAATALTKKGQPGAAIAVYAWLIEQWFASQNADYVNNGNGREGDATESLLASEAGVNILEWWKRMVDNGVVANLGRKTDDTDAAFAAGQVAMTLNSTAALRNIVGAVGDKFEVGTAFLPRPASAKEGGVIIGGASLYIMNNKSEEQQKAAWEFIKYVTSPAAQAKWSVNTGYFPITKAAYDEQVLKDNMVKYPQFQTAVDQLHASTESTATSGALMGVFPEARQFVEAAIEEVLNGQKAPKQALEDAAKQITEKIRQYNATVRK
- a CDS encoding carbohydrate ABC transporter permease, giving the protein MNKLTLSQIVVLLFMTVAAVLVLYPIVYSLFMSVMTPQEASAYPPHLVPHSLHLTNFTEVLRIVPIAVFIGNTFLVSGIVMVGQLITSSLAAYAFAKMEFKGKGLMFSLFVATMMVPWEVTMIPNYLTVRSLNWLDSYQGLIVPFLATAFGTFLLRQFFLQLPKELFEAAKIDGCGHVRYFLFHVLPLARPALGTLAVYSFLSMYNSYLWPLLITNSKSMRTVQIGISMLEFQETTSWNLVFAGITLVILPSLLLLVFGLKQLVRGMAAGALKG
- a CDS encoding LysR family transcriptional regulator, translated to MNLHALRLFHVIAETGSVTRASELLNISQPAISTQIRKLEKELGLPLLKAQGRGIALTDVGNKLFTYSRRLFAVEQQIEQFLQNYKMGELGHIRLAATYLPAHFLVPTWIAKFKSQYEHVEMSINTTNSTDALKQLLNLEVDLAIYGGLPEAYPESVYAEEMFRDELWFVVSPKHRYAGQRVSLHDMVKEPFVMREIGSSTRERFMALCRTYNAPAPRIALQFNGLNETIKAVIAGYGASFVSALVVREYVERGQLSRVFVEGVDLMNTISVYTRKNEPLSPAVQRFVDLIREHPHG